The sequence below is a genomic window from Deinococcus terrestris.
TGTAGGGCACAGGCTGGACCCCGCGCATGACCCCCAGCTTTCCCGCCCCGACCTTCTTCCAGAAGGGGTCTGCCTGAAGCCAACGCCGGGCCTGTTCCTCCCGGCCCGGATTCGTCAGGGCGGGAACCAGCACCCTGGTCCCCTCGACCGGAACGAACGCCAGCCCCGCGAATCCGGGGACGGCTCGCGCGGCCCGCAGCAGGTGGGGCCACTGGTCCGGGGCCAGTTCGTCCACGCGGGACTCGGCGTGCGCCGCGCCAGCGAGCAGAAGGGACATCAGGAGGAGGGCGCGGCGCTTCATGCCCCGAGGCTACCCCGCACCCCTGACCTGCGCATGACCCTCTGACCTTCCCGGCCCTGCCGGGTGGCATACTTCCTCCCGTGCTGAAGTCCCCCTACCACGGCGGTCACCTCGAAGTCATCGTCGGACCGATGTTCAGCGGCAAGAGCGAGGAACTGATCCGGCGGGTGACGCGGGCGGTGATCGCCCGGCAACGGGTGGCGGTGTTCAAACCCGCGCTGGACAGCCGTTACCACACGGCGCACGTCGCCAGCCACGCGGGTCGCAGTCTGGAGGCGGTCGCGGTGCCCGGCGCGGCGGCCATCCGGGCGCACCTGCTGGGCGAGGGCGACCTGCTCTCCGACCCCGGCCTGACCCTGCCCGACGTGGTGGGGATCGACGAGGCGCAGTTTTTCGGGCCGGAGCTGGGGCCGCTGGTGCTGGACCTTGCCGACCGGGGGGTGCGGGTGATTCTGGCCGGGCTGGACCTCGACTTCCGGGCCGAGCCCTTCGGGTGCATGCCCGACCTGCTCGCGCGGGCCGAGAGCGTGGAGAAGCTGACCGCCATCTGCACCGTGTGCGGCGCCCCGGCGACCCGCTCGCAGCGCCTGATCGCGGGAGAGCCCGCCCGCTCCGACGACCCGGTCGTGCTGGTCGGTGCCCAGGAAGCCTACGAAGCCCGCTGCCGGGTTCACCATGCGGTGCGGCAGGCGGCCGCGTCCCCGGCGTCTTCTCATGAGTCGGGGGTGTGCCGAGATTGAGCCCACGGGTTGCCAGGCCGAGTCTGACTGAAGCTCAGCCAGCTCTCTAAAGGCACGCGGACCAGCAGAAACCGCACAATAAGCGCACAGGACACGTTGCCCACCTACCCCCTGTCCCCGGTCTTCTGGAGGGCCTGCATGAGCCAACCCGGTTCCGATCCCGCCGACCCGCTGGCCTGGGACCACACGGCGCGGACGCAGCGGCGGATGTTCGGGCAACTGGCCTGGGTAGGCACACTCGCCTGCCTGGGAACGCTGGCCTTCCAGTGGCCGAGCCCCACCCCGCGCGACCTGATCGCCCTGCCGCTGCTCACGGCGCTGCTGCTGGGGCTGCTGCTGTGCGTACGGCGGCGCTGGATCGGTCTGATTCCGGCGGCGCGGGGGGCGCTGCTGGGGCTCACGGTCTACTTTCTGGTGGGACTGTGGCCCTGGCCGGGCAGTGGGGGCGGGTACCTCTCGCTGCTCAGCGAGAGCACCTACTGGTTCCCGGTGCTGTACGCCGGAGCCTACCTGCTGTTCGCGCCCCGCGAGGCGCTGCAGTGGTCGGCGGTGACGTACCTGTTGGCGCTGGCGATCTGCCTCTACCGCCTCTTCTGGGGTCCGGAGGCCCGCAGCGTGGACCTCGCGGCCTCAGTGATGCAGTTTCAGATCGTCGGGCTGATCATGATCCTGATGCAGGCGACCTTCGGGGCACAGCGCGGGCAACTGCTCGCGGCGCGGCAGGCGGCGCGGCAAGATCCCCTGACGGGCCTCGCCAACCGGCGTGCCGGGGAGGAGCGGTTGGCGGAACTCGCTCACGCGGGGCGGCCCTTCATTCTGGTGGTTTTCGACCTCGACCATTTCAAGGCTGTCAACGACACCCACGGCCACGCGGTGGGCGACCGGGTTCTCCAGATGACGGCCCGGCTCTCGCGTGAACTGCTGCCCCCCGGCGGCGTGGCGACCCGCTGGGGCGGTGAGGAGTTTCTGCTTATCCTGCCGCCGCTGGAGCCCGGAGCACTGCGGACCCTGCTCGCCGCCCTGCGCACGCGGCTGGCCCAGGAGCGGGTGGACGGGGTAAGGGGGGTCACGGCGTCGTTCGGTGTGGCCGTCTCCATGCCAGGAGAGGCGCCCGAGCGGGTGGTGGCCCGTGCCGATGCGGCCATGTACGCGGCCAAGGCTCATGGCCGTGACGGCGTGCAGCACGCGGAGCCGTCGCCCGCGGGGCAGGTCGGTGCAGGCCTGGACGCTTGATCCAGGGGGCGGACGGCCCAGCCGGGGACTGCCCGGTCCGGGAGTGGAGGGGGACGGGACTACGCCGAGCCGCGCACGACCAGCCGGGGCTCGAAGCGCCGGGCGCGGGCCGGACCCCGGTAGCCGCCGAGCCGCCCGAGGAGCAACCCCGCCGCCTCGAACCCCATCGCCTCGACCGGCTGGTGCAGGGTGGTCAGGTCGCGGGCCGCCGCCCACGGCTGGTCGTCGAAGCCGATGACCCGCACGTCCTCGCCGATCTTCAGGCCCCGTGCGTGGACCTCGTCGAGCAGGGCGCCCGCCAGCAGGTCGGCGGAGGCGAAGACCGTGCAGGGCAGCGCCGCCGCGTCGAGCAGGCCAGCGGCGACCGTCCGGGCCGCGAGAGGATCGAAGCTGGCGGTGAATTCGCCGTGCAGGGGGCGCCCCGCCGCCGCGAGCGCCTGCACGAATCCGCTGCGGCGGTCCTCGAAGACGCGGGTGGTGAAGAGCTGGTCGAGTTCGGTTTCGACCCAGATCGCGTACAGGTCGCCCGGTAAGGTCGCCGCGTACTCCCCGGCGAGGCGCCCGCCCGTCCGGTTGTCCATGTAGGCGCAGTCCACTCCCTCGGCATAGGCGTCGACCAGCACGGTGGGCTGCCCGGTGCGGACCCGCCGTTCGGCAAGCAGCGAGGTGAGGTTGTAGGTCGCCATCACCAGCCCGTCGGCCTGGTACGCCAGCGTGTGCGAGCCGAGGTAGCGCTCCAGCCGCGAGCGGTCGAGCAGCGGAAAGATCGCCACGTCGTAGCGGGCGGCCTGAAACGCGTTTTCCAGCCCGTCGAGCAGCCGCACATAGAACTCGGTGGTCACGACGGGCAGCAGCACGCTGATGGTGTAGCTCTTGCCCCCCGCGATCCGGCGGGCGTGCGGATTGGGCGTGTAGTCGAGGTCGGCGATGGCCCGCAGCACGCCCTCGCGGGTGGCGCCGCGCACCGACGGATGGTTGTTCAGCACGCGCGACACGGTGCCGACCCCCACCCCGGCCTGCCGGGCCACATCCTGAATCGTGGGTTTGCGCGTCACGTTGCCTGCCACCATAGCGCAGCCCGGTCACTCCTCCCGCGCCCATATCGCGCCCATGTGCCCCCCGGAGGCGGGGACAAAGGGCCGACCCCCCCACCCTAGACTGCGGGCATTGCTGGCCCCCCGCTTCCTCCCGCGCCCTTTTCCGGAGGCCCCCACCCCCCATGTCCAGACCGACCCCCCTGCTCCTTTCGCTGGCGCTCGCCGCCGTCGTGATTCCCGCCGCCGCGATTCGCAGCCAGGCGGGACAGGCTCCTTCCTCCCCGGCCCACTCTGGTCATACGGCGGCCGCCCCGGCCTCCAGCTCCACCCAGCGGCTGCCCCTCGGCGTGCAGGGGGCCAGCGTGATCGCGGTGCCGCCCGGCGCGACCGAGACGAGCGCGGGCATGACCCTGCGGAACCCCGGCAAGACGCCGGTGGTGCTGACCGCTGCCCGCAGCAGCGCCGCCGGACACGTCATGCTGATGACCACCCGGCGCGACGCGCAGGGGCGGGTCGGCATGAGCGGGGTGAAGAGCCTGACCGTTCCGGCGGGAGGCCAGCTCGTTCTGAAACCGGGCGGCGACCACCTGATGCTGATGGACCTGAAGCGCCCGCTGAGGCTCGGCGAGCGCGTTCCGCTGGTGCTTGTGGCGCGGGATGGCCGTACTCTGAGCGTCTCCGCCACTGTTCGCCTGCCCTGACCCCCCGAGGACTCTGCCCATGACTGACCCCACCCCACTGCCCATTGCCCCCCGCCCGCGTCCCTGGTACCTCTCGGCGCTGCTGGCGGCCCTGGCGGTGGCGCTGGTGCTGGGGGGCGCGTGGGTGTACGCCCGTGTGCAGAGTCCCTTCCCCTACTACGGCACGGCCTACACGCCTCCGGTGGCGGCCGCCACCTTCCGGGGCACCGACCAGAACGGGCAGCCCTGGACCTTCACGCCAGGGGAGTCGGGCCGGGCGACTGCTCTTTTCTTTGGCTTCACCCACTGCCCCAACATCTGCCCGCTGACGCTGGCGTACCTGGAGCGGGCGCGGCAGGCGCTGCCCGAGGCGGACCGTGACCGGGTGGACGTGGTGCTCGTCAGCGTGGACCCCCAGCGCGATACGCCCGAGCGCCTGAAGGCCTACGTGGAATACTTCGGGAAGGCGACCGGGGTGCGCGTGCCCGCGCCTGCCCTGCCGGAGGTCGCCCGCGCCTACGGGGTGGGCTACCAAAAGGCCGATGTGAAGGGACCGGACGACTACCAGATCAACCACACCACCGCCACCTACCTGATCGACGCGGGCGGACAGCTCCGCGTGCTGTGGGACTATACCCAGCTCACCGATGTGGAGCGGGTCACGCGCGACCTCACCCACGTTCTGGAGAACCCGCTGCCATGACCCTGCCCCTGATGGCCCCCCTTTCCATGACCCTGGCCCCCGCCGACCTCAACCCCGGCCTGGCCGAGCTGCTGGCGCTGCGTTTCGACCCCCTGGTGTGGCTGCCCGTGCTGGCAGTGACGGCGCTGTACTTCTGGCAGTACGTCCGCGCCCGCCGCACCCCGGAGGGCCGCTCGAACTGGCCGGTGTGGAAGACGGTGCTCTTCGGTCTCGGCATGGTGCTGCTGATTCTCTCGACCCAGTCGGCGGCGACGAACTGGACCCTGAACAGCATGGCCCTGTACATGGCCCGGCTGATGGTGCTGGCTGAGGTGGTGCCCCCGCTGCTGGTGCTGGGGCTGCCGCGCGGGATTCAGATTGACCCGCGCCGTCCCTTCGGGCGATTCCTGAGCGTGCTGCTGGACCCCTGGGTGGCGCTGGCAGTGTGGAGTGCGGTCATCATCTTCTGGAATGTCCCGGCAGGCTTCAACGCCTCGGTGGTCACGAATACGGCCGCCGCGCTGCTGCCCGCCCTCTACCTGCTGAGCAGCCTGCTGGTCTGGAGCGTGGTGCTGCGTCCCCTGCCCACTGTGCAACCCGCGCATATCGGCTCGCGCGGGTGGTTCGGCCTGCTCGCCGCCCTGCCCATGATGGCGGTCGCCAGCGTGTGGCTGTACTCGCGGCAGGTCCTGTACACGCCCTACGTGGGGGCGCTGTGCCTGTGGGACCTCAGCCCGCTGCAAAACCAGCAGATCAGCGGCTGGATTATGATGCTGGCCGGACTGCCCGCGATGGCTCTGGCGCTGGTGCAACTGATGATGTGGCTGATCAAGCTCGCCGACGGGGAGCAGGGGGGGACGCCGCCCGCGGTGGGGGACTGAGCGGCCAGCCGCCAGCAACGACAGAAGCCCTGGCCTGTGCTGGGGCTTCGCTGCTGTGGCTGGCCGCTGGAAGCTGGCTGCCCTACCGCCCCGCCCGCTGCCCCGCCACGAACGCCAGAAACTCGGCCTGCGAGAGCGTGTTCACCACCTGCGCCGAAGTCAGCCCCGCTTTCCTCGCCATCGCCACCCCGTAACGGGTGTCGCCCAGGCCGCCGGGGACATGGGCATCGGTGTTCACCGCGAAGGTCAACCGCTCGCGCCACCGCAGCACGTCCCGCCAGTCCAGATCCAGGCGGTAAGGGTTCGCATTGATCTCCACAACTGTCCCGTTCGCCGCGCACGCCTCCAGCACCGCGTCCAGGTCCAAGGCGTAACCGGGGCGGCGCAGCAGCAACTTCCCGGTGGGGTGCCCCAGGATCGTCACTAAGGGGTGCGAGGCCGCCTGCACCAGCCGCTCGGTCTGCCGGGCCGGGTCCAGGGTGAAGTGACTGTGGACGCTCGCCACCACGTAGTCCAGGGTCAGCAGGTCCTCGTCCGGGTAGTCCAGCGAGCCGTCGGCCAGGATGTCCACCTCTGCCCCCGCCAGGATGGGCAGCCCCGCGCCCTGGAGGGCACGAATCTCCTGCACGTAGGCCCGCAACCGCTCCAGGCTCAGGCCATTCGCGTAGCTCGCCGCCCGCGAGTGGTCCCCGGTGCCCAGGTAGGCGTGCCCCAGCGCCTGCGCCGCCGCCACCATCTCCGGCAGGGTCGCTGCCCCGTCCGACCACACCGAGTGGGTGTGCAGCATGCCCTGAATGTCCGCCACCGCGACGAGTTCCCCCGGCGGCGGCAGCGTCTCCCATACCGCGTCGTGTTCCGGCTCGCGGTACTCGGCGGGGCGCAGGGGCAGGCCCAGTTCGCGGGTCACGTCTTCTTCTGTCGGGGTGGGGAGGAGGGTGTCGCCCCGCCGCAGCCCCCGCCCGCTGAGGTCGAAGCCCTTCGCCTTGGCCTCGGCCCGCAAGGATTCGCGGTAGGCGGTGCTTCCGCCCAGCATCAGGTCGAGGGCGCCGCGCACCTCGGCAGGCGCGTAGCCGACTTCCACCGGAACACCGTCCACCCGGCCCGCCAGGAGCGGCTTGCCCTCCAGCGGGGCGAGGCCCTCGACGACTTGCTCCAGCCGCGCCCGCACATCGTCGGCCGTGCCCGTCACCGTCACCCGCGCTGTCCGCACCGTCTCCAATCCCCGGCGCACGTCCCCAGCGGGGCGGGGGTCGAGGCCGCCGAGCCGGGCAATCAACCCCTCCACCACGGCCTGCCCAGTGGAGAGGTGCTGGCGGTCCTGGGCGCCCAGCGCGAACTCCACCGCCTCCAGAATGGTTCCGGCACTCTTGGCCCCGAAGCCTTTCAGCGCCGCGACCCGGCCGTCGCGGGCGGCCTCGCGCAGCCCTTCCAGCGAGTCGATTCCGGCGTCCCACAGCGACCGGATCTTTTTCGGCCCCAGCCCCCGCACCCGAAATAAGCCCAGCACCCCGGCAGGCACCTGGCTCGCGGCGTCCTCCAGCGGCCCGAAGCTCCCGCCCCCGGCGTAGGCGATCAGGTCGGCGGCGATGCCCTTGCCCACCTTTGGGACGCCCTCGAAGCCCGACGCGAGCAGCGTGGGCACGTCGGTGTCCAGCGCCTCCAGGCTGCGGGCCGCTCCCCGGTACGCCTGTGCCCGGAAGGGCTCCT
It includes:
- a CDS encoding thymidine kinase, which produces MLKSPYHGGHLEVIVGPMFSGKSEELIRRVTRAVIARQRVAVFKPALDSRYHTAHVASHAGRSLEAVAVPGAAAIRAHLLGEGDLLSDPGLTLPDVVGIDEAQFFGPELGPLVLDLADRGVRVILAGLDLDFRAEPFGCMPDLLARAESVEKLTAICTVCGAPATRSQRLIAGEPARSDDPVVLVGAQEAYEARCRVHHAVRQAAASPASSHESGVCRD
- a CDS encoding LacI family DNA-binding transcriptional regulator, yielding MTRKPTIQDVARQAGVGVGTVSRVLNNHPSVRGATREGVLRAIADLDYTPNPHARRIAGGKSYTISVLLPVVTTEFYVRLLDGLENAFQAARYDVAIFPLLDRSRLERYLGSHTLAYQADGLVMATYNLTSLLAERRVRTGQPTVLVDAYAEGVDCAYMDNRTGGRLAGEYAATLPGDLYAIWVETELDQLFTTRVFEDRRSGFVQALAAAGRPLHGEFTASFDPLAARTVAAGLLDAAALPCTVFASADLLAGALLDEVHARGLKIGEDVRVIGFDDQPWAAARDLTTLHQPVEAMGFEAAGLLLGRLGGYRGPARARRFEPRLVVRGSA
- a CDS encoding GGDEF domain-containing protein — translated: MSQPGSDPADPLAWDHTARTQRRMFGQLAWVGTLACLGTLAFQWPSPTPRDLIALPLLTALLLGLLLCVRRRWIGLIPAARGALLGLTVYFLVGLWPWPGSGGGYLSLLSESTYWFPVLYAGAYLLFAPREALQWSAVTYLLALAICLYRLFWGPEARSVDLAASVMQFQIVGLIMILMQATFGAQRGQLLAARQAARQDPLTGLANRRAGEERLAELAHAGRPFILVVFDLDHFKAVNDTHGHAVGDRVLQMTARLSRELLPPGGVATRWGGEEFLLILPPLEPGALRTLLAALRTRLAQERVDGVRGVTASFGVAVSMPGEAPERVVARADAAMYAAKAHGRDGVQHAEPSPAGQVGAGLDA
- a CDS encoding cytochrome c oxidase assembly protein, coding for MTLPLMAPLSMTLAPADLNPGLAELLALRFDPLVWLPVLAVTALYFWQYVRARRTPEGRSNWPVWKTVLFGLGMVLLILSTQSAATNWTLNSMALYMARLMVLAEVVPPLLVLGLPRGIQIDPRRPFGRFLSVLLDPWVALAVWSAVIIFWNVPAGFNASVVTNTAAALLPALYLLSSLLVWSVVLRPLPTVQPAHIGSRGWFGLLAALPMMAVASVWLYSRQVLYTPYVGALCLWDLSPLQNQQISGWIMMLAGLPAMALALVQLMMWLIKLADGEQGGTPPAVGD
- a CDS encoding helix-hairpin-helix domain-containing protein; the encoded protein is MAEVTRKALVSALKSTADLLDVLGEEPFRAQAYRGAARSLEALDTDVPTLLASGFEGVPKVGKGIAADLIAYAGGGSFGPLEDAASQVPAGVLGLFRVRGLGPKKIRSLWDAGIDSLEGLREAARDGRVAALKGFGAKSAGTILEAVEFALGAQDRQHLSTGQAVVEGLIARLGGLDPRPAGDVRRGLETVRTARVTVTGTADDVRARLEQVVEGLAPLEGKPLLAGRVDGVPVEVGYAPAEVRGALDLMLGGSTAYRESLRAEAKAKGFDLSGRGLRRGDTLLPTPTEEDVTRELGLPLRPAEYREPEHDAVWETLPPPGELVAVADIQGMLHTHSVWSDGAATLPEMVAAAQALGHAYLGTGDHSRAASYANGLSLERLRAYVQEIRALQGAGLPILAGAEVDILADGSLDYPDEDLLTLDYVVASVHSHFTLDPARQTERLVQAASHPLVTILGHPTGKLLLRRPGYALDLDAVLEACAANGTVVEINANPYRLDLDWRDVLRWRERLTFAVNTDAHVPGGLGDTRYGVAMARKAGLTSAQVVNTLSQAEFLAFVAGQRAGR
- a CDS encoding SCO family protein: MTDPTPLPIAPRPRPWYLSALLAALAVALVLGGAWVYARVQSPFPYYGTAYTPPVAAATFRGTDQNGQPWTFTPGESGRATALFFGFTHCPNICPLTLAYLERARQALPEADRDRVDVVLVSVDPQRDTPERLKAYVEYFGKATGVRVPAPALPEVARAYGVGYQKADVKGPDDYQINHTTATYLIDAGGQLRVLWDYTQLTDVERVTRDLTHVLENPLP
- a CDS encoding copper chaperone PCu(A)C, producing the protein MSRPTPLLLSLALAAVVIPAAAIRSQAGQAPSSPAHSGHTAAAPASSSTQRLPLGVQGASVIAVPPGATETSAGMTLRNPGKTPVVLTAARSSAAGHVMLMTTRRDAQGRVGMSGVKSLTVPAGGQLVLKPGGDHLMLMDLKRPLRLGERVPLVLVARDGRTLSVSATVRLP